In the genome of Candidatus Omnitrophota bacterium, one region contains:
- a CDS encoding glycosyltransferase family 2 protein, translating into MAFHFTRRGLSQAEHRRQRLFECLPGGLSWATILGLLLLSWWRPLTAAIVIIAFDLYWLLRLFYMTLFLMLSYFRLSLETKTDWMARLRELAQPTQALEHLARTSHPQHPKAQLSQWLHRRALRSFIGAAASAPRWQEVYHVILFPIFREDPAIIEAGVQSVLRQTFPAKQIVVVLAVEARAEPQILAGARELQARYRGQLLELLVTVHPDGVPGEAQVKGANATWAAKAAEAALQRHGIPLEQALMSCFDADTVVSAHYCACLTYGFLTTRERTRASFQPIPVYHNNIWEVPGFARVLDIGSSFFQLIEATNPEQLVTFSSHSMSFKALADVGYWPVDMVSDDSAIFWKALFHYEGRYRVIPLPITVSMDVVSAPTWWSTVRSVYKQKRRWAWGVENLPIVFRGFLHAKAMPRLQRLRYVVKLLEMNWAWATWPLLLTVIGWLPVLAAQREFSSTVLYYSAPRIQATIFELSSLSFAVTIWLSWMLLPKPRVKYSLLKRLGLALEWLCIPLITVCFIAVPALDAQTRLLAGRRMEFWVTGKRHPGGRLSLRAKSRMMGDDEIND; encoded by the coding sequence ATGGCCTTTCACTTTACCCGGCGCGGATTATCGCAGGCCGAGCATCGCCGGCAACGCCTCTTTGAATGTCTTCCGGGCGGGCTGAGCTGGGCGACCATCCTCGGCCTCCTGCTCTTGTCCTGGTGGCGGCCGTTGACCGCCGCCATCGTCATCATCGCCTTTGATCTCTATTGGCTGCTGCGGTTGTTTTACATGACGCTGTTTCTGATGCTCTCGTATTTCCGCCTCTCCCTGGAGACCAAGACGGATTGGATGGCGCGCCTCCGAGAGCTCGCCCAGCCCACGCAAGCGCTGGAGCATCTCGCGCGCACCTCCCATCCGCAGCATCCCAAGGCCCAGCTGTCCCAGTGGCTGCATCGCCGAGCCTTGCGCTCTTTCATCGGCGCCGCAGCATCCGCGCCCAGATGGCAGGAGGTGTATCACGTGATCCTGTTTCCGATCTTCCGGGAGGACCCTGCCATTATCGAAGCCGGCGTGCAGAGCGTGCTTCGCCAAACCTTCCCGGCGAAACAGATTGTGGTCGTCTTGGCGGTGGAGGCTCGAGCCGAGCCGCAGATTCTCGCAGGCGCTCGCGAGCTGCAGGCACGGTATCGCGGGCAGCTGCTGGAGCTGTTGGTGACGGTGCATCCTGATGGGGTGCCCGGCGAAGCGCAGGTCAAGGGGGCCAATGCGACCTGGGCCGCCAAGGCGGCCGAGGCCGCGCTGCAGCGCCATGGGATCCCGCTTGAGCAAGCCCTGATGTCTTGTTTCGACGCCGATACCGTCGTCAGCGCGCACTACTGCGCGTGCCTGACCTACGGATTCCTCACCACGCGAGAGCGGACGCGCGCGAGCTTCCAGCCAATCCCGGTCTACCATAACAACATCTGGGAGGTCCCGGGTTTTGCGCGCGTGCTGGACATCGGCTCCTCATTTTTCCAACTGATTGAAGCCACCAACCCCGAGCAGCTGGTCACCTTTTCAAGCCACAGCATGAGCTTCAAGGCGCTGGCCGATGTCGGCTACTGGCCCGTCGACATGGTCTCCGACGACTCGGCGATTTTCTGGAAAGCGCTGTTTCACTACGAGGGGCGGTACCGCGTCATCCCGTTGCCGATTACCGTGTCGATGGACGTGGTGTCAGCGCCCACGTGGTGGAGCACCGTGCGTTCCGTGTACAAGCAGAAGCGGCGGTGGGCCTGGGGCGTGGAAAATCTCCCCATCGTCTTCCGCGGGTTTCTCCACGCGAAGGCCATGCCGCGGCTTCAACGGCTCAGGTATGTCGTGAAACTCCTGGAGATGAACTGGGCCTGGGCGACCTGGCCCCTGCTGCTGACGGTCATCGGGTGGTTGCCGGTCCTCGCGGCTCAACGGGAGTTCTCCAGCACGGTCCTCTACTACAGCGCGCCCAGGATCCAGGCGACGATTTTTGAACTCTCCTCGCTGTCCTTTGCGGTGACAATTTGGCTCAGCTGGATGCTCTTGCCGAAACCGCGCGTGAAATACTCGCTGCTAAAACGGCTGGGGCTCGCGCTGGAATGGCTCTGTATTCCGCTCATTACGGTGTGCTTCATCGCCGTGCCGGCGCTCGACGCTCAGACGCGCCTGCTGGCGGGGCGGCGCATGGAGTTCTGGGTGACCGGCAAGCGCCATCCGGGAGGGAGGTTGTCGCTGAGAGCAAAGTCGCGTATGATGGGGGATGATGAAATCAACGATTGA